The proteins below are encoded in one region of Misgurnus anguillicaudatus chromosome 24, ASM2758022v2, whole genome shotgun sequence:
- the or60a1 gene encoding odorant receptor, family 60, subfamily A, member 1, producing the protein MLLPSVNVTLILTSYGPPGALNYGVFMISLVVYLTTVFANITLMLVIYLDTTLHKPVYIFLFNLAINGLIGSSAVLPKIMSNLFADVKVLEYVECILQVFFVNVYGTCAYAILTVMAYDRYVAICSPLQYHNIMTTAKVKLLLLIVYCVPICSLAVQTYLTSRLPLCRHIINKLFCDNLAIVNLSCVKNTLGDIYGICLVFVFVVLPLIFVILSYVKIMCVSLKASESTQKKALKTCTPHLITFINFSSATLFSVIYNRLNFYLSKEVNVFISVHFILIPPLLHPLIYGIRTKEISNSLTKFLRRKIFAIDFNPWTEHKNCCNDSVFICSKKGLL; encoded by the coding sequence ATGCTTTTGCCAAGTGTGAACGTCACTCTAATTCTTACCAGTTATGGGCCTCCTGGTGCACTTAATTATGGAGTTTTCATGATCTCTCTTGTAGTCTATCTAACAACAGTTTTTGCAAATATAACACTGATGCTGGTGATCTACTTGGACACAACTCTCCATAAGCCtgtgtacatatttttattcaaCCTGGCTATCAATGGACTAATCGGGTCCTCTGCTGTACTTCCCAAAATAATGTCAAATCTGTTTGCTGATGTGAAAGTTTTGGAGTATGTGGAGTGTATTCTGCAAGtgttttttgttaatgtttatggGACCTGTGCTTATGCAATATTAACAGTTATGGCATATGATAGATATGTTGCAATTTGCAGTCCTTTACAGTATCATAATATTATGACAACGGCTAAagttaaacttttgcttttaatTGTGTATTGTGTTCCCATCTGCTCTCTAGCTGTACAGACGTACCTTACATCAAGACTGCCTTTGTGCAGGCATATAATCAACAAATTGTTTTGTGACAACTTGGCAATAGTTAATCTTTCCTGTGTTAAAAATACCTTAGGGGACATATATGGCATATGTCTGGTGtttgtttttgtagttttacCTCTAATCTTTGTCATCTTATCATATGTCAAAATAATGTGTGTCTCTTTGAAAGCCTCAGAAAGTACGCAAAAGAAAGCTTTAAAAACTTGCACCCCTCACTTAATAACTTTTATTAATTTTTCATCAGCCACTCTCTTTTCTGTTATATACAATCGGTTAAATTTCTATCTTTCAAAAGaagttaatgtttttatttcagttcATTTTATCCTTATCCCTCCACTTCTACATCCACTTATTTATGGGATCAGAACAAAAGAGATCAGCAATagtctcacaaaatttttaAGAAGAAAAATATTTGCTATTGATTTCAACCCATGGACTGAACATAAGAACTGTTGTAATGATTCAGtgtttatttgtagtaaaaagGGGTTGTTATGA